In Pseudomonas lalkuanensis, the following are encoded in one genomic region:
- a CDS encoding cupin domain-containing protein, which yields MKATLLKNTHDLPLSEPAPVAVPVGEPVPHTRVHSVERTDNVETGVWECSPGRFRRQIVEQEFCHFTHGSCSFTPDGGETIEIKAGDALLLPANSLGVWDVKETLRKTYVIISR from the coding sequence ATGAAAGCCACCCTGCTGAAGAACACCCACGACCTTCCCCTGTCCGAACCAGCCCCGGTAGCGGTGCCCGTAGGCGAGCCGGTACCACACACCCGCGTGCATTCGGTGGAGCGCACCGACAACGTGGAAACCGGCGTCTGGGAATGCAGCCCCGGTCGCTTCCGCCGGCAGATCGTCGAGCAGGAGTTCTGCCACTTCACCCATGGCAGCTGCTCCTTCACCCCGGACGGCGGCGAAACCATCGAAATCAAGGCAGGCGACGCCCTGCTGCTGCCAGCCAACAGCCTGGGCGTGTGGGATGTGAAGGAAACGCTGCGCAAGACCTACGTGATCATTTCCCGCTGA
- a CDS encoding crotonase/enoyl-CoA hydratase family protein, with protein MNVRVERNGPVTTVIIDRPEVRNAVDRPTAEALAAALRAFEADDEARVAVLTGAGGTFCAGADLGAVAEDGVRRNRLEAEGDGPMGPSRMQLEKPLIAAIEGHAVAGGMELALLADMRVMAEDAIFGVFCRRFGVPLIDGGTVRLPRIVGQGRALDLILTGRPVRSQEALAIGLANRVVPAGQARAAAEELAHAIAAFPQRCMLADRASAYAQWELPFEAAIANEFKGGMKVIHSGETRAGARSFKAGQGRHGSFDD; from the coding sequence ATGAACGTCAGAGTCGAGAGGAACGGCCCGGTTACCACGGTCATCATCGACCGTCCCGAGGTGCGCAATGCCGTCGATCGCCCCACCGCCGAGGCCCTGGCGGCTGCGCTGCGGGCCTTCGAGGCGGACGACGAAGCGCGGGTGGCAGTGCTCACCGGAGCGGGCGGCACTTTCTGCGCGGGCGCCGACCTGGGCGCGGTGGCCGAAGACGGCGTACGGCGCAATCGGCTGGAAGCCGAAGGCGATGGCCCCATGGGACCGAGCCGCATGCAACTGGAAAAGCCGCTGATCGCCGCCATCGAGGGTCACGCGGTGGCCGGCGGCATGGAACTGGCACTGCTGGCGGATATGCGGGTGATGGCCGAGGACGCAATCTTCGGCGTGTTCTGCCGGCGTTTCGGCGTGCCGCTGATCGATGGCGGCACCGTGCGATTGCCGCGCATCGTCGGCCAGGGCCGGGCCCTTGACCTGATCCTGACCGGACGTCCGGTGAGGTCGCAGGAAGCCCTGGCGATCGGTCTGGCCAATCGAGTGGTGCCGGCAGGGCAGGCCCGAGCCGCAGCCGAGGAACTGGCCCATGCGATTGCGGCCTTTCCACAGCGCTGCATGCTGGCCGACCGCGCCAGCGCCTATGCCCAGTGGGAGCTGCCGTTCGAGGCGGCCATCGCCAATGAGTTCAAGGGGGGAATGAAGGTTATCCACAGCGGCGAAACCCGCGCGGGCGCCCGGTCCTTCAAGGCGGGGCAGGGGCGGCACGGCAGCTTCGACGACTGA
- a CDS encoding SDR family oxidoreductase, with protein MSDAIRFEDKVVVVTGAGGGIGRAHALLFARHGARVVVNDLGGSTHGEGANASAADRVVAEIREAGGTAVASHDSVTDGEKIVQAALDHFGRVDVVVNNAGILRDKTFHKMEDADWDLVYKVHVEGAYKVTRAAWPHMREQGYGRVIFTSSTSGIYGNFGQSNYGMAKLGLYGLTRNLAIEGRKNNILVNAIAPTGGTRMTEGLIPPQVFEQLKPELVSPLVVFLGSEQCQETSGLFEVGGGWIGKVRWERSLGFGFDPKAGFDAEDVAANWKAICDFEGAAHPADNVEALREMMANLQKYAL; from the coding sequence ATGAGCGATGCAATCCGCTTCGAAGACAAAGTCGTAGTCGTCACCGGCGCCGGTGGCGGTATTGGCCGCGCCCATGCGCTGCTGTTCGCCCGCCATGGCGCCCGGGTTGTGGTCAACGACCTGGGGGGCAGCACCCACGGTGAAGGCGCCAACGCTTCGGCCGCCGACCGCGTGGTAGCGGAGATCCGCGAAGCCGGCGGCACCGCCGTGGCCAGCCATGACTCGGTGACTGACGGCGAGAAGATCGTCCAGGCCGCCCTCGACCACTTCGGCCGCGTCGACGTGGTGGTGAACAACGCCGGCATCCTGCGTGACAAGACCTTCCACAAGATGGAAGACGCCGACTGGGACCTGGTCTACAAGGTCCACGTCGAAGGTGCCTACAAGGTTACCCGCGCCGCCTGGCCGCACATGCGCGAGCAGGGCTACGGCCGCGTCATCTTCACGTCGTCCACCTCGGGCATCTACGGCAACTTCGGTCAGTCCAACTACGGCATGGCCAAGCTCGGCCTCTACGGCCTGACCCGCAACCTCGCCATCGAAGGCCGCAAGAACAACATCCTGGTCAACGCCATTGCCCCCACCGGTGGCACGCGCATGACCGAGGGCCTGATTCCGCCGCAGGTGTTCGAGCAGCTCAAGCCCGAACTGGTCAGCCCGCTGGTGGTGTTCCTTGGCAGCGAGCAGTGCCAGGAAACCTCCGGCCTGTTCGAAGTGGGCGGCGGCTGGATCGGCAAGGTGCGCTGGGAGCGCAGCCTGGGCTTCGGCTTCGATCCGAAGGCTGGATTCGACGCCGAGGACGTGGCAGCCAACTGGAAGGCCATCTGCGACTTCGAAGGCGCCGCCCACCCTGCGGACAACGTCGAAGCCCTGCGCGAGATGATGGCCAACCTGCAGAAGTACGCCCTCTGA
- a CDS encoding alpha/beta fold hydrolase has protein sequence MTALAGIPLGDWRAQAGDMDFRGLRIRYWTAGEGEPLLLIHGFPTASWDWHYLWQPLARRFRVIACDMLGFGYSAKPRGHDYRLLEQADLKQALLAHLGVEGAVHVLAHDYGDSVAQELLARHHEGRFKLASCVFLNGGLFPETHRPVLLQKLLLSPLGGLVGRLFSRRKLAASFAQVFGPDTQPSDSELDDFWQLIAERDGPAVMHRLIHYIPERREQRDRWVAAMQRGGVPLRVIDGAVDPISGAHMVARYRELIPDADAVLLEGIGHYPQTEAPEQVLEHYLAFQDRL, from the coding sequence ATGACGGCCCTGGCCGGCATCCCCCTGGGCGACTGGCGCGCCCAGGCCGGGGACATGGACTTCCGCGGCCTGCGCATCCGCTACTGGACGGCGGGTGAGGGCGAGCCGCTGCTGCTGATCCACGGTTTTCCCACCGCCTCCTGGGACTGGCACTACCTCTGGCAACCCCTGGCCCGGCGCTTTCGCGTCATCGCCTGCGACATGCTGGGCTTCGGTTACTCGGCCAAGCCGCGCGGACATGACTACCGGCTGCTGGAACAGGCGGACCTGAAGCAGGCGCTGCTCGCCCACCTCGGCGTGGAGGGGGCGGTGCACGTGCTGGCTCACGACTACGGCGACAGCGTTGCCCAGGAGTTGCTGGCGCGGCATCACGAAGGGCGCTTCAAGTTGGCCAGCTGCGTCTTTCTCAATGGCGGACTGTTCCCGGAAACCCACCGTCCGGTGCTGCTGCAGAAGCTGCTGCTGAGCCCCCTGGGTGGCCTGGTCGGGCGGCTGTTCTCACGGCGCAAGCTGGCTGCCAGCTTCGCCCAGGTGTTCGGTCCCGACACCCAGCCCAGCGACAGCGAGCTGGACGACTTCTGGCAACTGATCGCCGAGCGGGACGGCCCCGCCGTCATGCACCGGCTGATCCACTACATTCCCGAACGGCGCGAACAGCGCGACCGCTGGGTGGCCGCGATGCAGAGGGGAGGGGTGCCGTTGCGGGTGATCGACGGGGCGGTGGATCCCATCTCCGGCGCCCACATGGTGGCGCGTTACCGCGAGCTGATCCCGGATGCGGACGCCGTTCTGCTCGAAGGCATCGGTCACTATCCACAGACCGAAGCGCCGGAGCAGGTGCTGGAGCATTACCTGGCTTTCCAGGACCGCCTCTGA